One window of Botrimarina mediterranea genomic DNA carries:
- a CDS encoding PEP-CTERM sorting domain-containing protein, giving the protein MKVTRWIYTALVAAAALSPSVSLAAFVSPNLPGNADYDGWDDLTAAANPGYNGFPGTGAWPAPIGSNAAGSGDAFLEKVANGTGGGPYPAGGSMYYGGFSGDINNDGGTLAVGDATPVAGLANIVFQIEMGEAWTYAFKDNVLPTLNYNGGAQALAATTSGVIEKLFNGTVAMPTGEEDVFINTYLLQWDVSSLGPITDFEVTFTGVQHGQLYGLQLDQSDAYQVVDADFITAVPEPSTLVFGVIGAALLATGRRRRG; this is encoded by the coding sequence ATGAAAGTTACACGTTGGATTTACACGGCGCTCGTTGCGGCCGCGGCTCTATCCCCGTCGGTTTCACTGGCGGCCTTTGTCAGCCCGAACTTGCCCGGCAACGCCGACTACGACGGCTGGGACGACCTCACCGCCGCGGCCAACCCCGGCTACAACGGCTTTCCGGGGACGGGCGCTTGGCCGGCGCCGATCGGCTCGAACGCGGCCGGCTCGGGCGACGCGTTCCTGGAGAAGGTCGCCAACGGCACAGGTGGCGGCCCCTACCCGGCGGGCGGCAGCATGTACTACGGCGGCTTCAGCGGCGACATCAACAACGACGGCGGCACGCTCGCCGTCGGCGATGCGACGCCGGTCGCCGGTCTGGCGAACATCGTCTTCCAGATCGAGATGGGCGAGGCGTGGACCTACGCCTTCAAGGACAACGTCCTGCCGACGCTGAATTACAACGGCGGCGCGCAAGCCCTCGCCGCCACCACCAGCGGCGTCATCGAGAAGCTCTTCAACGGCACGGTCGCGATGCCGACCGGCGAAGAAGACGTTTTCATCAACACGTACCTGTTGCAATGGGACGTGTCGTCGCTGGGGCCGATCACCGACTTCGAGGTGACCTTCACCGGCGTGCAGCACGGCCAGCTTTACGGCTTGCAGCTCGATCAGAGCGACGCCTACCAGGTCGTTGACGCCGACTTCATCACCGCGGTCCCCGAGCCGAGCACGCTCGTCTTTGGAGTTATCGGCGCGGCCTTGCTGGCCACCGGCCGCCGGCGCCGCGGCTGA